Proteins encoded together in one Mycobacterium simiae window:
- a CDS encoding type I polyketide synthase gives MSSRPPIAIVGISCLFPGSNNSSAFWRNIIAGSDLISDVPSSRWRIDNYRGPVSGTAVERHVRRGAFLSKTEFCPVDFAIPPKTVSAIDTAQLLGLVVASQVLDDATGGDSTTLDRDRISVVLGVASGTELLVHMGAGLELPVWEHALRSAGLPEPELKEFSDRIAASYLPWQEDSFPGLLANVVAGRIANRLDFGGTNCVVDAACASALAAVDIASNELYSGNSDMVIAGGVDTFNDALMFRCFSEVTALSRSGDCRPFSADADGTMLGEGLAMFALRRLADAERDGDRIYSVIRGIGSSSDGRARSIYAPSSSGQAKALRRAYAAAGYGPETVGLVEAHGTGTKAGDTAEFGALREVFTSAGRTDLQWCALGSVKSQIGHTKAAAGAAGLFKAAMALHHKVVPPTIKVDRPNPALRVEDSPFYLPAQAKPWIAPVGVPRRASVSSFGFGGSNFHVTLEEYTGSGKRAWRHRASSCELILVTAESAARLAQDATELSASLVEHPDMLSHLARETQDRYDACQKHRLALVADDVPDLKVMLTQAAARLRAAGCPQSFASPRGYFYSGEPAGPVALLFPGQGSQYVGMGTEVPLVYAGALDPWELSRRPIGDSGCALHEIVWPTTAYSESERARQSQILAGTRWAQPAIGSHSLSLLTLIRALNIKYAMVGGHSFGEVIALCAAGVFSDESALAIAHQRGLLMASASESVQGAMSAVSAPVERTIPLISSWGLQVAIANHNSPNQIVLAGELDAIAEAENRLRGEGLTAQRLDVATAFHSEVVDSAVGPFKKFLDGTVFSSPNVPVYANATAQPYKPDAGSIRQGLANQLAQPVRFSQQVEHMWATGARIFVEVGPDAVLTRLVRECLGDRHHTAIALDRRGSNGIRTLWQGLAQLVAAGVPMEFMALWADYPEVDDPRRRKPPALALMIDGGNYGIPQPNVHESARTATPAYRHHDANDEPVQMRSDTSAQAGLQSVVELPPCGGGVVRSDVDVDVDVDVDVVGAVLGVVADKTGYPVEMLDLSMSLESDLGIDSIKRVEILAGVQQRMPGVGEFDAAVLGPDATLGEVVDRLGHYVPSSGAAPPAVRPGVAAAVVELPPGGGGVVRADVDVDVVGAVLGVVADKTGYPVEMLDLSMSLESDLGIDSIKRVEILAGVQQRMPGVGEFDAAVLGPDATLGEVVDRLGHHVPSSGAAPAAATTPAVSHPALAIPHYVVRAVEAPPRGMRMPGLNNDSKVEIAGLAGLPVAEALAARLRTAGIESTVVPHPSPDADCVIQLAGLKSLGAPEDAIEVNKEVFADAQRVAANLRIRGGAFITVQDTGGTFGLIVDPGTRAWIGGIAALTKTAAQEWPAARVKAIDLATNDRSAGLLADYIVDELLMGGPELEVGLGSAHGRVTVAAVDAERVQPSTRIGQRDVLIVTGGGRGVTAASAVALAQATRASFVLIGRSQLDEEPAAVHGLTTDADLKRALFDSSRRRGIQPAPNDIARQVRQVKTVREIRQTIAAIEAAGSRVRYVPLDVRDAADVSTLLAGVRSNFGPITGLIHGAGVIADATLDTTTGLRFDEVFGTKVHGLRALLDATAQDSLHTILLFSSVSARWGNAGQCDYAMANEVLNKVALAEQTRRGSGCLVRALGWGPWDGGMVDDDMKARFSSRGVALIPRAVGAQGFVANALDTSAAGAEMLVAEGFSPEHYPALPAPGRFAQVCAHRGRQPYLHDHRVRDDIVLPIVQVLEWFVRMAHGCRPGQQIKRVHDIRVLRGVTLTNFDTSGDTFQIRCASVEFQPGSLAMELLDDTNASRYSAEIQLSASSPSGSFPELLDDSSGALDQSGCYADGMLFHGPAFQALERIEASGALGAVATLYGLAQRNWPDEPWVLDPLALDGALQVAFLWCLRHAGGRFLPMRIGDLWIHHQGPVTGKLRCELAVVEATDKCAHFDLRLTDATGAEVAELRQVEFYAYDPVAGATSSTSPRST, from the coding sequence ATGTCAAGCCGTCCCCCAATCGCTATTGTGGGTATCAGTTGTCTGTTTCCGGGTTCGAATAATTCCTCAGCCTTTTGGCGCAACATCATCGCCGGCTCAGACCTAATATCAGATGTGCCATCATCGCGCTGGCGCATCGATAATTACCGCGGTCCGGTATCGGGCACTGCAGTCGAGAGGCATGTCAGGCGCGGAGCGTTCTTGAGCAAAACCGAATTTTGTCCCGTCGACTTCGCTATTCCCCCTAAGACCGTATCGGCCATCGACACTGCGCAACTGCTTGGCCTGGTGGTTGCGAGCCAGGTACTGGACGACGCAACAGGCGGCGACTCGACAACTTTGGATCGGGACCGAATCAGTGTCGTTTTAGGGGTTGCCAGCGGTACCGAATTGCTTGTTCACATGGGGGCGGGGCTAGAACTGCCGGTTTGGGAGCACGCCCTGCGCTCGGCCGGCCTACCGGAGCCTGAACTAAAGGAGTTCAGTGATCGAATCGCCGCGAGTTACCTACCTTGGCAAGAAGACTCTTTCCCCGGTTTGTTGGCCAACGTGGTCGCGGGCCGTATCGCTAATCGACTGGACTTCGGCGGAACAAACTGCGTGGTGGACGCGGCATGCGCGAGTGCGCTCGCAGCTGTTGACATTGCTTCGAATGAGCTCTACTCGGGCAACTCCGACATGGTCATAGCTGGGGGAGTAGACACCTTTAACGATGCATTGATGTTCAGATGCTTTTCCGAGGTGACAGCGTTGTCCCGGTCGGGTGATTGTCGCCCATTTTCTGCCGACGCAGACGGCACGATGTTGGGTGAGGGGTTGGCGATGTTCGCGCTGAGGCGCCTGGCGGACGCTGAACGCGATGGTGATCGCATCTATTCAGTCATTCGCGGCATTGGTAGTTCTTCCGATGGGCGCGCCAGGAGTATCTATGCCCCCAGCAGCTCCGGGCAGGCCAAGGCGCTGCGCCGCGCCTACGCTGCGGCAGGATATGGCCCAGAGACCGTTGGGCTTGTCGAAGCGCACGGGACGGGCACTAAAGCGGGGGACACAGCGGAGTTCGGCGCACTGCGCGAAGTCTTTACCAGTGCCGGCCGCACCGACTTGCAATGGTGCGCTCTTGGATCAGTCAAATCGCAAATAGGTCACACGAAGGCGGCGGCTGGGGCGGCCGGCCTATTCAAAGCAGCGATGGCACTGCATCACAAGGTAGTGCCGCCGACCATCAAAGTGGACCGACCGAACCCCGCCCTTCGGGTCGAGGACTCACCTTTCTACCTTCCCGCACAGGCAAAGCCGTGGATTGCCCCCGTTGGGGTGCCCCGCCGTGCCTCGGTTAGTTCGTTTGGGTTCGGCGGATCCAACTTTCATGTGACGCTTGAGGAATACACGGGATCTGGCAAGCGCGCATGGCGCCACCGCGCCTCGTCATGCGAACTCATCCTGGTGACCGCGGAATCCGCCGCGCGGTTGGCGCAGGACGCCACCGAGCTGTCCGCCTCACTTGTCGAACACCCGGACATGCTCTCCCATCTCGCTCGCGAGACGCAGGATCGCTATGACGCTTGCCAGAAACACCGCCTTGCGCTTGTCGCGGACGACGTGCCAGACCTGAAAGTCATGCTTACCCAAGCTGCCGCCAGGCTGAGGGCGGCTGGCTGCCCGCAATCTTTCGCTTCGCCTCGCGGCTACTTCTATTCCGGAGAGCCGGCCGGACCTGTCGCACTGCTGTTTCCCGGTCAGGGAAGCCAGTATGTCGGTATGGGAACAGAGGTGCCCTTGGTCTATGCCGGCGCGCTGGATCCATGGGAACTTTCGCGGCGACCGATCGGTGACTCAGGCTGCGCGCTGCACGAAATCGTCTGGCCAACAACGGCTTACTCCGAATCGGAGCGGGCCCGCCAGTCTCAGATCTTGGCGGGAACCCGATGGGCGCAGCCCGCGATCGGCAGCCACAGTCTTAGCCTGCTTACCCTGATTCGCGCATTGAATATCAAGTACGCGATGGTCGGTGGTCACAGCTTCGGCGAGGTGATCGCCCTGTGCGCTGCCGGCGTGTTCAGCGATGAATCAGCGCTCGCCATTGCGCACCAACGCGGCCTGCTGATGGCCAGTGCGTCAGAATCGGTCCAAGGCGCTATGAGTGCGGTGTCGGCTCCGGTAGAGCGGACGATACCGCTCATCTCATCTTGGGGCCTGCAAGTCGCCATCGCCAACCACAACAGTCCCAACCAGATTGTGCTTGCCGGTGAGCTCGATGCCATTGCCGAAGCCGAAAACCGCCTTCGCGGTGAAGGGTTAACCGCTCAACGCCTAGATGTGGCGACTGCATTCCACTCGGAAGTTGTCGATTCGGCGGTTGGCCCATTCAAGAAATTCCTAGATGGCACAGTGTTTAGTTCACCTAACGTGCCTGTGTACGCTAATGCCACAGCCCAGCCGTACAAGCCCGATGCCGGCAGCATTCGCCAGGGGCTTGCCAATCAGCTGGCTCAACCGGTTCGCTTCTCGCAGCAAGTCGAACACATGTGGGCTACCGGTGCACGCATCTTTGTCGAAGTGGGCCCAGACGCTGTCTTGACGCGCCTTGTTCGTGAGTGTTTAGGAGACAGACACCATACGGCCATCGCCCTGGATCGACGGGGTTCAAACGGGATTCGGACCTTGTGGCAAGGACTCGCGCAGCTGGTTGCGGCGGGGGTTCCGATGGAGTTTATGGCTTTGTGGGCTGACTACCCGGAAGTCGACGACCCGCGTCGCCGGAAGCCGCCGGCGTTGGCGCTGATGATCGACGGGGGCAACTACGGAATCCCACAACCCAATGTCCACGAGTCGGCGCGGACGGCGACGCCCGCATACCGCCACCATGATGCAAATGATGAACCGGTGCAGATGCGATCAGACACGTCTGCGCAAGCCGGCTTGCAGTCCGTAGTTGAGCTGCCCCCTTGTGGTGGGGGCGTCGTACGTTCGGATGTGGATGTGGATGTGGATGTGGATGTGGATGTGGTGGGTGCGGTGTTGGGGGTTGTTGCGGATAAGACTGGTTATCCGGTTGAGATGTTGGATCTGTCAATGAGTTTGGAGTCGGATCTGGGGATCGATTCGATTAAGCGGGTGGAGATATTGGCGGGGGTGCAGCAGCGGATGCCGGGGGTGGGCGAGTTCGATGCTGCGGTGTTGGGGCCGGATGCGACATTGGGGGAGGTTGTTGATCGGTTGGGGCACTATGTGCCCTCTTCGGGTGCGGCCCCGCCCGCGGTCAGACCGGGTGTGGCGGCGGCCGTAGTTGAGCTTCCCCCTGGTGGTGGGGGCGTCGTACGTGCGGATGTGGATGTGGATGTGGTGGGTGCGGTGTTGGGGGTTGTTGCGGATAAGACTGGTTATCCGGTTGAGATGTTGGATCTGTCAATGAGTTTGGAGTCGGATCTGGGGATCGATTCGATTAAGCGGGTGGAGATATTGGCGGGGGTGCAGCAGCGGATGCCGGGGGTGGGCGAGTTCGATGCTGCGGTGTTGGGGCCGGATGCGACATTGGGGGAGGTTGTTGATCGGTTGGGGCACCATGTGCCTTCCTCGGGTGCAGCCCCGGCCGCCGCGACCACACCCGCCGTAAGTCACCCCGCACTGGCCATTCCACATTACGTAGTCCGCGCGGTCGAGGCGCCGCCTCGCGGCATGCGGATGCCAGGACTGAACAACGACTCGAAAGTTGAGATCGCCGGGTTGGCGGGGCTGCCGGTGGCCGAGGCGCTGGCAGCGCGATTGCGCACTGCGGGTATCGAATCCACGGTCGTGCCACATCCGAGCCCGGATGCCGACTGCGTGATTCAGCTGGCGGGACTGAAAAGCCTAGGCGCGCCCGAAGATGCAATCGAGGTCAACAAAGAAGTCTTCGCTGACGCCCAACGCGTGGCGGCTAATCTGCGGATTCGCGGCGGTGCCTTTATCACAGTGCAGGACACTGGAGGGACATTCGGCTTGATCGTCGATCCAGGGACACGTGCCTGGATCGGAGGAATAGCAGCACTCACCAAAACAGCTGCCCAGGAATGGCCCGCCGCACGCGTTAAGGCGATCGATCTGGCTACCAATGATCGATCTGCGGGACTGCTGGCCGATTACATTGTTGACGAACTACTCATGGGAGGTCCAGAGCTCGAGGTCGGGTTGGGCAGTGCGCACGGGCGTGTCACGGTGGCTGCGGTCGATGCTGAGCGGGTACAGCCCTCGACGCGGATCGGTCAGCGCGACGTTCTCATCGTCACGGGGGGTGGCCGCGGGGTAACCGCGGCGTCGGCGGTTGCGCTAGCACAGGCGACGCGCGCCAGCTTCGTCCTCATCGGCCGCAGCCAGCTGGATGAAGAGCCCGCAGCTGTGCACGGTTTGACGACGGACGCCGATCTTAAACGCGCACTGTTCGACAGCTCCCGGCGCCGAGGCATCCAACCTGCACCCAATGATATTGCTCGCCAGGTCAGACAAGTAAAGACGGTAAGAGAGATCCGACAGACCATTGCGGCCATTGAGGCGGCGGGTTCCCGGGTCCGGTACGTGCCGCTGGACGTGCGTGATGCCGCTGACGTCAGTACGCTTCTTGCCGGCGTCAGAAGCAATTTCGGGCCGATCACCGGGCTAATCCACGGTGCGGGTGTCATCGCCGACGCTACATTGGACACGACAACGGGCCTTCGATTCGACGAAGTATTCGGCACAAAGGTCCACGGGCTGCGTGCCCTGCTCGATGCGACAGCTCAAGATTCGCTGCATACCATCTTGCTGTTCTCGTCGGTGTCCGCGCGCTGGGGTAATGCCGGCCAGTGCGACTATGCGATGGCCAATGAAGTACTCAACAAGGTAGCACTGGCCGAGCAAACGCGCCGGGGCAGCGGCTGTCTGGTGCGTGCGCTGGGATGGGGACCATGGGATGGCGGCATGGTAGACGACGATATGAAGGCGAGGTTTAGCTCACGCGGTGTGGCGCTGATACCGCGGGCGGTTGGTGCCCAGGGGTTCGTTGCCAATGCGCTCGACACCAGCGCTGCTGGTGCCGAAATGCTGGTGGCAGAAGGTTTCTCGCCTGAGCATTACCCGGCGTTGCCCGCGCCAGGACGATTCGCGCAAGTATGCGCCCATCGTGGTCGGCAACCCTATCTGCACGATCACCGGGTCCGAGACGACATCGTCTTACCCATCGTGCAAGTGTTGGAGTGGTTTGTTCGGATGGCACATGGATGCCGTCCGGGACAACAGATCAAACGCGTCCATGATATTCGGGTCCTGCGCGGTGTGACGCTGACAAATTTCGATACGTCCGGCGATACCTTCCAGATTCGATGTGCTTCAGTCGAATTTCAGCCAGGCAGTCTCGCCATGGAGCTATTGGACGATACAAACGCCTCTCGATACTCCGCAGAGATTCAGCTGAGCGCAAGTTCCCCCAGCGGGTCATTCCCAGAACTGCTCGACGACAGTAGTGGGGCGCTCGACCAGAGTGGTTGCTACGCCGACGGCATGCTATTCCACGGTCCGGCTTTCCAGGCACTGGAACGCATCGAGGCATCTGGGGCCTTGGGTGCCGTCGCTACGCTTTACGGCCTCGCGCAACGGAACTGGCCGGACGAGCCGTGGGTACTCGACCCGCTCGCACTCGACGGAGCCCTACAGGTCGCGTTTCTGTGGTGTCTCCGGCACGCCGGAGGCCGGTTTCTCCCGATGCGCATCGGCGATCTCTGGATTCATCACCAAGGGCCAGTGACGGGCAAGCTGCGCTGCGAGCTAGCGGTTGTCGAGGCAACTGACAAGTGTGCACACTTCGACCTTCGATTGACCGACGCCACGGGCGCCGAGGTGGCCGAACTTCGGCAGGTCGAGTTTTATGCTTACGACCCCGTTGCCGGAGCTACGTCGTCGACATCTCCACGATCGACATGA